A genome region from Psychrobacter jeotgali includes the following:
- a CDS encoding Lnb N-terminal periplasmic domain-containing protein: MSLRSYLSQLFSANKSSLDRHQPLSSRPQSSWRRYIVQFLFALVLILSAIWLLMMIWYQFGVSSPITWATTIVTVGLLAPLLLTKYRLKLIRKITAKSSYKKLNSSHVGKWLLASYAFVWCMGVGWFFSIEAKENRDWQAEVSQRVTYERDATNPDLITFTNVRNFDWHTSEDATQHWETRTVDISKLSGIDVTNSYWMGPLIGHTLVSFRFEDDRPLAFSFEIRKEKGESFSALAGFFRRYELSLIAAEERDIIYTRSNARGEQVYIFPISHLQQHEVKALFESYLRAADELNAEPAWYNTLISNCTNIIFYMARIVSGDRLPWDYRIWVSGWLPNYLYDVGMLDANPQSHQEQQNSQSWSMDKWYERTHINPKARGFDNQTGDSAVNSREFSTLIRQGIPIPPLADSKAQAERYAQSAAMASEE, translated from the coding sequence ATGTCTCTTCGCTCGTATCTTTCACAATTATTCTCTGCTAATAAGTCAAGCTTAGATCGCCACCAGCCTTTAAGTAGCCGCCCTCAATCTAGTTGGCGACGCTATATCGTGCAATTTTTATTTGCTCTAGTACTGATCTTATCTGCCATCTGGTTATTGATGATGATTTGGTATCAATTTGGCGTCTCTAGCCCTATCACTTGGGCAACGACCATAGTAACTGTCGGCTTGCTCGCTCCCTTATTATTAACCAAGTATCGGTTAAAACTTATCCGTAAAATTACTGCTAAGTCATCTTATAAGAAGCTCAACTCTAGTCATGTTGGCAAGTGGCTATTGGCCAGTTACGCTTTTGTTTGGTGTATGGGCGTAGGTTGGTTTTTCTCTATCGAAGCTAAGGAGAATCGTGACTGGCAAGCAGAAGTCAGCCAGCGGGTCACCTATGAGCGTGATGCAACTAATCCTGATCTAATAACCTTCACCAATGTGCGCAACTTTGATTGGCACACTAGCGAAGATGCGACCCAACACTGGGAAACCCGTACAGTTGATATCTCCAAGTTATCCGGTATTGATGTGACCAACTCTTACTGGATGGGCCCGCTGATTGGTCATACTTTGGTCAGCTTTCGCTTTGAGGATGATCGGCCGCTGGCTTTCTCCTTTGAGATTCGTAAAGAAAAAGGGGAGTCATTCTCTGCGCTGGCAGGATTCTTCCGGCGTTATGAGCTCAGCCTTATTGCTGCCGAGGAGCGTGATATCATCTACACTCGCAGTAATGCACGCGGTGAGCAAGTTTATATTTTTCCTATTAGCCATCTTCAGCAGCATGAAGTCAAAGCATTATTTGAGTCTTATTTAAGAGCGGCTGATGAGCTTAATGCCGAGCCTGCTTGGTACAACACTTTAATTAGTAACTGTACCAATATTATCTTTTATATGGCGCGTATTGTAAGCGGCGATCGCCTGCCTTGGGATTACCGAATTTGGGTTTCGGGTTGGTTGCCTAATTATCTATATGATGTCGGTATGCTCGATGCCAATCCGCAATCCCATCAAGAACAGCAGAACAGTCAGTCATGGTCGATGGATAAGTGGTATGAGCGCACGCACATTAATCCAAAAGCTCGAGGCTTTGATAATCAAACCGGCGATAGCGCTGTTAATAGCCGCGAGTTCTCTACTCTAATTCGACAAGGTATTCCTATCCCGCCACTGGCTGATTCAAAAGCGCAAGCGGAGAGATATGCTCAATCAGCGGCTATGGCTTCTGAGGAATAA
- a CDS encoding type II toxin-antitoxin system RelE/ParE family toxin — translation MRKVRRTRSFDKDFKKAELSENLIEVLYCMVKSEPLPPKYRDHALTGNLKSYRDCHVKPDLVLIYRIEDDVVELVRLNSHSEVFR, via the coding sequence ATGCGCAAAGTTAGACGTACAAGATCATTCGATAAAGATTTTAAAAAAGCAGAATTATCAGAGAATCTAATAGAAGTGCTTTATTGTATGGTAAAGAGCGAACCTTTGCCGCCAAAATATCGGGACCATGCACTAACAGGCAACCTAAAGAGTTATCGTGATTGTCATGTTAAGCCAGATTTGGTTCTCATTTATCGTATTGAAGATGATGTCGTAGAGCTGGTTCGACTTAATAGCCATTCTGAAGTTTTCCGCTAA
- a CDS encoding dienelactone hydrolase family protein, with amino-acid sequence MSIKTFELISTTENGVELISYVALPEGASEDNPVAGIMVAPEWWGVVEHPKATTEKLAKAGYAAVAMDVYGEGKLTADAAMANMWMTQVLEDQEMLMDRCRLILNDFSDQLAVNGDKLGAIGFCFGGKIVLDMAREAMPLKAVATFHGTLAPKQAADKNFKAKVLVAHGRDDSMVSMDDVEDFKKEMDAVDVDYTIDVYDNAKHGFTNPNADERAAKNDIDLGYNENAAKQSWDNMMDFMKTNLG; translated from the coding sequence ATGTCAATTAAGACTTTTGAGCTAATAAGCACTACTGAAAATGGCGTTGAGCTAATCAGCTATGTGGCGCTACCAGAAGGCGCATCAGAGGACAATCCGGTCGCTGGAATTATGGTTGCACCAGAATGGTGGGGCGTGGTAGAGCACCCCAAAGCCACTACCGAAAAGCTAGCAAAAGCGGGTTATGCGGCCGTCGCCATGGACGTCTACGGTGAAGGTAAACTGACAGCAGATGCGGCCATGGCAAATATGTGGATGACCCAAGTTCTTGAAGACCAAGAAATGCTAATGGATCGTTGCCGCCTGATTCTTAATGACTTTAGTGATCAACTTGCCGTTAATGGCGATAAGCTGGGCGCTATTGGTTTTTGTTTCGGCGGTAAAATTGTCCTTGATATGGCTCGTGAAGCTATGCCACTCAAAGCCGTCGCTACCTTCCATGGCACTTTGGCACCTAAGCAAGCCGCTGACAAAAATTTCAAAGCCAAAGTACTGGTCGCTCATGGACGTGATGACTCTATGGTCTCTATGGATGATGTTGAAGACTTTAAAAAAGAGATGGACGCTGTCGATGTCGATTACACCATCGACGTTTATGACAATGCCAAACATGGCTTTACTAACCCGAATGCTGACGAGCGTGCTGCCAAAAACGATATTGATCTGGGCTACAATGAAAACGCCGCCAAGCAAAGCTGGGATAATATGATGGACTTTATGAAAACCAACTTAGGTTAA
- the ylqF gene encoding ribosome biogenesis GTPase YlqF — MSQASIQWFPGHMNKARNEVKEIMPEMDVVIEVIDARIPYSSENPMVAALRGQKPVIKILNKADLADPELTQAWMDYLEAQDGVKAIACDDNKADDVKRIVQLCKNLVPNKVGTGRQIKAMIMGIPNVGKSTLINTLAGRAVAKTGDEPAVTKSQQLIKIDNDIMLYDTPGMLWPKVENAHSGYRLAATGGIRDTAFDFADVAGYTAEYLIEAYPELLKERYKIEDLPQTDWEFFKVAGRNRGLLKKGGVVDTYRMSEILINELRSGTLGRITLEKPEMMAAEEAVVAEQRLAAEAKKEAKLEEKRLRKKRARKNRK, encoded by the coding sequence ATGAGTCAAGCAAGTATTCAATGGTTCCCCGGGCACATGAATAAAGCCCGCAATGAAGTCAAAGAGATTATGCCAGAGATGGATGTGGTCATCGAAGTCATCGACGCCCGTATTCCTTATAGTAGCGAAAATCCAATGGTTGCCGCCTTGCGTGGACAAAAACCGGTGATTAAAATACTGAATAAAGCCGACCTTGCTGACCCTGAATTGACCCAAGCTTGGATGGATTATTTGGAGGCGCAAGACGGGGTCAAAGCCATTGCTTGCGATGATAACAAAGCTGACGACGTTAAGCGCATCGTGCAATTATGCAAAAACTTAGTTCCTAATAAAGTCGGCACCGGACGCCAAATCAAAGCTATGATCATGGGCATTCCCAACGTTGGCAAATCAACCTTGATCAACACCTTAGCAGGACGCGCGGTAGCCAAGACTGGCGATGAGCCTGCGGTCACCAAATCGCAGCAGCTAATTAAGATTGATAATGACATTATGCTCTATGACACCCCCGGTATGCTCTGGCCAAAGGTTGAAAACGCTCATTCAGGTTATCGTTTGGCGGCAACCGGCGGCATTCGTGATACCGCTTTTGACTTCGCTGATGTTGCGGGTTACACCGCTGAGTATTTAATTGAGGCGTATCCTGAACTGCTCAAAGAGCGCTACAAAATAGAGGATTTACCGCAAACCGATTGGGAATTCTTCAAGGTGGCGGGTCGTAATCGCGGACTGCTAAAAAAAGGCGGCGTTGTTGATACTTACCGTATGTCAGAGATTCTTATCAATGAGTTGCGTAGTGGTACGCTGGGTCGTATTACGCTGGAGAAGCCTGAAATGATGGCGGCCGAAGAAGCGGTCGTGGCTGAGCAAAGGCTAGCCGCTGAAGCCAAAAAAGAGGCGAAACTTGAGGAAAAAAGACTGCGTAAAAAGCGGGCGCGCAAGAATCGCAAGTAG
- a CDS encoding CBS domain-containing protein produces the protein MSDDTPSPSSWSMRGLKRWLSTAPETRDELIRLVQDSRQFLEPDTVDMLEGVLDLPATQVREIMTPRPQVIGLHESTSLAEVMDIILDTTHSRYPVFDSQDDDAVIGILLAKDLIPLLVYMVRDQDEKIDSKRLRDLVRQPLYISETARSDTLLRSLQRTQVHMAIVVDDFGSFAGVVTMEDLLEEIVGDIVDEHDDFDEDSDINNIVKHPEKPETWCVQASTMIEDCNDELGAEFDDTDVDTMGGLVMQALGYVGDLEGESVKIDDWQITITNVEGRFIQNLELTKADTNEKLLIGSH, from the coding sequence ATGTCTGATGACACTCCAAGCCCGAGTAGTTGGTCGATGCGCGGCTTAAAACGCTGGCTATCGACCGCCCCCGAAACCCGCGATGAATTGATTCGTTTGGTACAAGATTCGCGCCAATTTTTAGAGCCTGATACCGTTGATATGCTTGAAGGCGTATTGGATTTGCCAGCGACGCAAGTACGTGAAATCATGACTCCGCGTCCGCAAGTTATTGGTTTGCATGAAAGTACCAGTCTTGCTGAGGTGATGGATATCATCCTCGACACCACTCATTCACGTTATCCGGTGTTTGATAGTCAAGATGATGATGCAGTTATCGGCATCTTACTTGCCAAAGATTTGATTCCGCTATTGGTATATATGGTACGCGACCAAGATGAGAAAATTGATAGCAAGCGTCTAAGAGATCTGGTACGTCAGCCGCTATATATTAGTGAGACCGCCCGCTCAGATACCCTGCTGCGCTCCTTGCAACGGACGCAAGTGCATATGGCGATTGTGGTTGACGACTTTGGTAGTTTTGCCGGCGTGGTCACCATGGAGGATCTACTAGAGGAAATCGTTGGCGATATCGTCGATGAACATGATGACTTTGATGAAGATAGTGATATCAATAATATCGTCAAACATCCTGAAAAACCTGAGACTTGGTGCGTACAGGCCTCGACTATGATTGAAGACTGTAATGATGAATTGGGTGCTGAGTTCGATGATACCGATGTAGATACTATGGGCGGTTTGGTTATGCAAGCACTAGGCTATGTGGGTGATTTGGAAGGTGAGAGCGTCAAAATTGATGACTGGCAAATTACCATTACCAATGTAGAGGGACGTTTTATCCAGAACTTAGAGCTAACCAAAGCGGATACTAATGAGAAGTTATTAATAGGTAGCCATTAA
- a CDS encoding type II toxin-antitoxin system RelB/DinJ family antitoxin, producing MTTTNYNIRLDKELKDKAFSVFESYGLTPSQAIKLFLNQVADTNTVPLSFDYQPAPSTSTLQALAELESGHYTESSLDEMLELKENAQS from the coding sequence ATGACTACTACCAATTATAATATTAGGCTTGATAAAGAATTAAAGGATAAAGCTTTTTCAGTTTTTGAGAGCTATGGTTTAACGCCTTCTCAAGCTATAAAGCTATTTCTTAATCAAGTAGCAGATACCAACACCGTGCCGCTATCTTTTGATTATCAACCAGCGCCTAGCACCAGCACGCTACAAGCCCTAGCAGAGCTTGAAAGCGGTCACTATACCGAAAGCTCCTTAGATGAGATGTTGGAGCTAAAAGAAAATGCGCAAAGTTAG
- a CDS encoding YcgN family cysteine cluster protein translates to MKSNLLPASNVSADTANTQINESTKNPADVNDQQPLRPQFWSRFELAELNISEWEALCDGCGCCCLIKYIDNDDEVEEVEYTDVTCKLMDCATGYCRHYESRQQYVPDCIQLTPDKLPDMMWLPAHCAYKRLYKGQSLPSWHLLLTEDAVVTQQQMRAANIGVAGRCVSEIGMSDEEMETRVVTWVTP, encoded by the coding sequence ATGAAATCAAATCTATTACCTGCTTCGAATGTCAGCGCTGATACTGCTAATACTCAAATCAATGAGAGCACAAAAAACCCAGCTGACGTCAATGATCAACAACCGCTGCGTCCTCAGTTTTGGTCGCGCTTTGAGCTGGCAGAATTAAATATTAGCGAATGGGAGGCTTTATGCGATGGCTGCGGCTGTTGTTGCCTAATTAAATATATCGACAATGACGATGAAGTAGAAGAAGTCGAATATACCGATGTTACCTGCAAGCTGATGGATTGTGCTACCGGTTATTGCCGGCATTACGAGTCGCGCCAACAGTACGTGCCCGATTGTATTCAACTCACTCCTGATAAACTACCCGATATGATGTGGCTGCCAGCGCATTGTGCCTATAAGCGCCTGTATAAAGGGCAGTCACTACCCAGTTGGCACTTGCTTTTGACTGAGGATGCGGTAGTGACTCAGCAGCAAATGCGCGCCGCTAATATTGGTGTAGCAGGGCGCTGCGTCTCTGAGATCGGTATGTCTGATGAGGAGATGGAGACTCGGGTGGTTACTTGGGTAACGCCTTAA